The following are encoded in a window of Haliaeetus albicilla chromosome 1, bHalAlb1.1, whole genome shotgun sequence genomic DNA:
- the SARAF gene encoding store-operated calcium entry-associated regulatory factor isoform X2, with the protein MVAAGWAATAPALCLLLLCAAAGSARCWDQPGRVLLREVQALTLHRGQYTTSRRTAAVPQLQCTGGTAGCSRVPEVVQCYNKGWDGYDVQWQCKADLENTYRFGQIEMSCEGYDYLDDPYILRGSCSLLFRLDLTEEGERRVKNSGSFGSSYYQSRKDSSDSGAGAIVIIVLLGLAFGVYKLFLSNQQPQQRFGDSDGFTRPSWQSQQAPPPPGFKSSFTGNSFGTHSHHGTNSGPGFWTGLGAGGLLGYLAGGHRAQPCSPYYSTWTDPTAAPPMNGQSSNSTQGGSSGTRTASGFGGTKRR; encoded by the exons ATGGTGGCCGCCGGGTGGGCCGCGACCGCCCCTGCGCTCTGTCTGCTCCTCCTCTGCGCGGCCGCGGGCTCCGCGCGGTGCTGGGACCAGCCGG GGCGGGTTCTGCTGAGGGAGGTGCAGGCACTCACTCTCCACAGAGGTCAGTACACAACGTCCCGGCGGACCGCTGCAGTCCCTCAATTACAGTGCACAGGAGGCACTGCTGGATGTTCCCGTGTCCCTGAGGTCGTTCAGTGTTACAACAAAGGTTGGGATGGCTATGATGTGCAG tggCAGTGCAAAGCAGACTTGGAAAACACCTACCGTTTTGGACAAATCGAAATGAGTTGTGAAGGCTATGATTATCTGGATGATCCTTACATCTTAAGAGGCTCCTGTAGTTTGCTGTTCAGGCTAGACCTGACTGAGGAAGGTGAAAGGAGAGTGAAGAACTCTGGAAGCTTTGGCTCTAGCTATTACCAGTCAAGGAAGGATTCTTCTGATTCTGGTGCCGGAGCGATTGTTATAATTGTTCTTCTGGGTCTTGCTTTTGGAGTATACAAGCTCTTCCTCAGTAACCAGCAGCCTCAGCAGAGGTTTGGTGACAGTGATGGATTCACTAGGCCTTCCTGGCAGAGTCAGCAggcacctcctcctcctggttTTAAGTCCAGCTTCACAG GCAACAGCTTTGGGACTCATTCCCATCATGGAACCAATTCAGGACCAGGATTTTGGACTGGATTAGGAGCAGGAGGCTTGCTAGGCTACTTGGCTGGCGGTCACAG AGCACAGCCATGTTCCCCGTATTACAGTACGTGGACAGATCCCACAGCTGCACCTCCAATGAATGGGCAGTCAAGCAATTCCACCCAAGGTGGCAGTTCAGGAACAAGAACTGCTTCTG gctTCGGGGGCACAAAACGAAGATGA
- the SARAF gene encoding store-operated calcium entry-associated regulatory factor isoform X1, translating to MVAAGWAATAPALCLLLLCAAAGSARCWDQPGRVLLREVQALTLHRGQYTTSRRTAAVPQLQCTGGTAGCSRVPEVVQCYNKGWDGYDVQWQCKADLENTYRFGQIEMSCEGYDYLDDPYILRGSCSLLFRLDLTEEGERRVKNSGSFGSSYYQSRKDSSDSGAGAIVIIVLLGLAFGVYKLFLSNQQPQQRFGDSDGFTRPSWQSQQAPPPPGFKSSFTEGNSFGTHSHHGTNSGPGFWTGLGAGGLLGYLAGGHRAQPCSPYYSTWTDPTAAPPMNGQSSNSTQGGSSGTRTASGFGGTKRR from the exons ATGGTGGCCGCCGGGTGGGCCGCGACCGCCCCTGCGCTCTGTCTGCTCCTCCTCTGCGCGGCCGCGGGCTCCGCGCGGTGCTGGGACCAGCCGG GGCGGGTTCTGCTGAGGGAGGTGCAGGCACTCACTCTCCACAGAGGTCAGTACACAACGTCCCGGCGGACCGCTGCAGTCCCTCAATTACAGTGCACAGGAGGCACTGCTGGATGTTCCCGTGTCCCTGAGGTCGTTCAGTGTTACAACAAAGGTTGGGATGGCTATGATGTGCAG tggCAGTGCAAAGCAGACTTGGAAAACACCTACCGTTTTGGACAAATCGAAATGAGTTGTGAAGGCTATGATTATCTGGATGATCCTTACATCTTAAGAGGCTCCTGTAGTTTGCTGTTCAGGCTAGACCTGACTGAGGAAGGTGAAAGGAGAGTGAAGAACTCTGGAAGCTTTGGCTCTAGCTATTACCAGTCAAGGAAGGATTCTTCTGATTCTGGTGCCGGAGCGATTGTTATAATTGTTCTTCTGGGTCTTGCTTTTGGAGTATACAAGCTCTTCCTCAGTAACCAGCAGCCTCAGCAGAGGTTTGGTGACAGTGATGGATTCACTAGGCCTTCCTGGCAGAGTCAGCAggcacctcctcctcctggttTTAAGTCCAGCTTCACAG aAGGCAACAGCTTTGGGACTCATTCCCATCATGGAACCAATTCAGGACCAGGATTTTGGACTGGATTAGGAGCAGGAGGCTTGCTAGGCTACTTGGCTGGCGGTCACAG AGCACAGCCATGTTCCCCGTATTACAGTACGTGGACAGATCCCACAGCTGCACCTCCAATGAATGGGCAGTCAAGCAATTCCACCCAAGGTGGCAGTTCAGGAACAAGAACTGCTTCTG gctTCGGGGGCACAAAACGAAGATGA